The following are encoded together in the Actinoplanes sp. N902-109 genome:
- the glpK gene encoding glycerol kinase GlpK gives MADFVGAVDQGTTSTRFMIFDHGGNEVARHQLEHEQILPQAGWVEHNPIEITERTTAVIRTAMQKANLQAGDLAALGITNQRETTVVWDRRTGRPYYNAIVWQDTRTDRIASALDRDGRGDVIRRKAGLPPATYFSGGKIQWILDNVDGVREAAERGDAIFGNTDSWLLWHMTGGVDGGNHITDVTNASRTMLMNLETLDWDDELLGFFGIPRQMLPEIRPSSDPNTYGVARWPGPLGGEVPLTGDLGDQQAATVGQVCFSVGEAKNTYGTGNFMLLNTGTELVRSEHGLLTTVCYKFGDAAPVYALEGSIAVTGSAVQWLRDQLHIIKSADESETLAGRVEDSGGVYFVPAFSGLFAPYWRSDARGAIVGLSRYNTDAHIARATLESICYQTRDVVEAMAQDSGVTLDVLKVDGGITVNNLCMQIQADVLGVAVSRPVVAETTALGAAYAAGLAVGFWKNTDELRANWNESQRWHPAWSPEQREHGYGRWKKAVQRTLDWVDVD, from the coding sequence GATCCTGCCCCAGGCGGGCTGGGTCGAGCACAACCCCATCGAGATCACCGAACGCACGACCGCCGTCATCCGCACCGCCATGCAGAAGGCCAACCTGCAGGCCGGTGACCTGGCCGCGCTGGGCATCACCAACCAGCGCGAGACCACGGTGGTGTGGGACCGGCGCACCGGGCGGCCGTACTACAACGCGATCGTCTGGCAGGACACCCGTACCGACCGGATCGCCTCGGCGCTGGACCGCGACGGGCGCGGCGACGTCATCCGCCGCAAGGCCGGCCTGCCCCCGGCCACGTACTTCTCCGGCGGCAAGATCCAGTGGATCCTGGACAACGTCGACGGGGTGCGGGAGGCGGCCGAACGCGGCGACGCCATCTTCGGCAACACCGACAGCTGGCTGCTGTGGCACATGACCGGCGGCGTCGACGGCGGCAACCACATCACCGACGTCACCAACGCCAGCCGCACGATGCTGATGAACCTGGAGACCCTGGACTGGGACGACGAGCTGCTCGGCTTCTTCGGCATCCCGCGGCAGATGCTGCCGGAGATCCGCCCGTCGTCCGACCCGAACACGTACGGCGTGGCCCGCTGGCCGGGCCCGCTCGGCGGCGAGGTCCCGCTCACCGGCGACCTCGGTGACCAGCAGGCCGCCACGGTCGGCCAGGTCTGCTTCAGCGTCGGCGAGGCCAAGAACACGTACGGCACCGGCAACTTCATGCTGCTCAACACCGGCACCGAGCTCGTCCGGTCGGAGCACGGCCTGCTCACCACGGTCTGCTACAAGTTCGGCGACGCCGCCCCGGTCTACGCCCTGGAGGGCTCGATCGCGGTCACCGGCTCGGCCGTGCAGTGGCTACGCGACCAGCTGCACATCATCAAGTCCGCCGACGAGAGCGAGACCTTGGCAGGACGGGTCGAGGACAGCGGCGGGGTGTACTTCGTGCCCGCGTTCTCCGGGCTGTTCGCGCCGTACTGGCGCTCCGACGCCCGCGGTGCCATCGTCGGGCTGTCGCGCTACAACACCGACGCGCACATCGCCCGGGCCACCCTCGAGTCCATCTGCTACCAGACCCGCGACGTGGTCGAGGCGATGGCGCAGGACTCCGGCGTGACCCTGGACGTGCTCAAGGTGGACGGCGGCATCACCGTCAACAACCTGTGCATGCAGATCCAGGCCGACGTGCTCGGCGTCGCGGTCAGCCGGCCGGTGGTCGCCGAGACCACCGCGCTCGGTGCCGCCTACGCCGCCGGGCTGGCCGTCGGCTTCTGGAAGAACACCGACGAACTGCGCGCAAACTGGAACGAGTCCCAGCGCTGGCACCCGGCATGGTCGCCGGAACAACGGGAACATGGATACGGACGCTGGAAGAAGGCAGTCCAGCGCACTCTCGATTGGGTCGACGTTGACTGA